One stretch of Desulfovibrio sp. JC022 DNA includes these proteins:
- the pheS gene encoding phenylalanine--tRNA ligase subunit alpha: MSDVKSLLQELEGLVPECSARLDQASSLSEMEDIKIDMLGRKGRVAKIMSGLPSLPNEDKPVAGKKANEVKAALTELIEGKQSELEKAATAESLSRFDPTMPGRKPSEGSLHPVTLVMDEICDVFIGLGFEVVTGPEVENDWYNFEALNIPPEHPARDMQDTLYISESILLRTHTSPLQIRTMKDRTPPLAAIAPGKVYRRDSDLTHTPMFHQIEGFLVDQNVSMADLRGTLTAFVHQLFGPKTDVRFRPSFFPFTEPSAEVDISCVMCGGKGTIDGKPCRVCKQTGWVEILGCGMMDPNVMKAVDYDTEKYSGFAFGLGIERVAMLKYGIGDLRMFFENDIRFLEQFS; this comes from the coding sequence GTGTCGGACGTAAAGTCCCTGTTACAGGAACTTGAAGGCCTGGTCCCGGAGTGCTCTGCACGCCTGGATCAGGCTTCTTCTTTGTCTGAAATGGAAGACATCAAGATCGATATGCTTGGACGCAAAGGTCGCGTTGCCAAGATCATGTCCGGTCTGCCCTCCCTTCCCAACGAAGACAAACCTGTTGCAGGTAAAAAAGCCAATGAAGTAAAGGCCGCTCTCACCGAGCTCATCGAGGGAAAGCAGAGCGAGCTTGAAAAAGCCGCCACCGCTGAGAGCCTGTCCCGTTTCGACCCCACTATGCCCGGACGTAAACCTTCTGAAGGTTCGCTCCACCCGGTCACCCTCGTCATGGACGAGATTTGTGACGTTTTCATCGGGCTGGGTTTTGAAGTCGTAACCGGACCCGAAGTTGAAAACGACTGGTACAACTTCGAAGCACTGAACATTCCGCCGGAACACCCCGCACGCGACATGCAGGACACCCTGTACATTTCAGAGTCCATCCTGCTGCGCACCCACACCTCCCCTTTGCAGATTCGTACCATGAAGGACAGAACTCCTCCGCTGGCAGCAATCGCACCGGGTAAGGTTTACCGCAGGGATTCCGACCTGACCCATACCCCCATGTTCCACCAGATCGAAGGTTTTCTGGTTGACCAGAACGTCAGCATGGCGGATCTCAGGGGAACCCTGACCGCATTCGTCCACCAGCTTTTCGGACCAAAAACTGACGTACGTTTCCGTCCCAGCTTCTTTCCCTTTACCGAACCCAGCGCGGAAGTGGATATCTCCTGCGTAATGTGCGGCGGCAAAGGAACCATCGACGGCAAGCCCTGCCGCGTATGTAAGCAGACCGGTTGGGTGGAAATCCTCGGTTGCGGCATGATGGACCCCAACGTAATGAAAGCAGTTGATTACGATACCGAAAAATACTCCGGTTTCGCATTCGGACTCGGCATTGAACGCGTAGCCATGCTCAAATACGGCATCGGCGACCTGCGCATGTTCTTTGAAAACGACATCCGATTCCTCGAACAGTTTTCCTAA